The proteins below are encoded in one region of Chrysemys picta bellii isolate R12L10 chromosome 4, ASM1138683v2, whole genome shotgun sequence:
- the FRS3 gene encoding fibroblast growth factor receptor substrate 3 isoform X4 gives MQCNSINVVEEPVIMTRGSHSTELELSRTPQTTNSKASRVLALGYTVPGFPNGFHSFPGEAPSYSTARHPSMNSLRHSSIGEDSTHALIGPDEQSHTYVNTTSGEEEMRGRHCMHSLPEVHPPFLHGNHSCSLEDRNPQVFLQPGEVKFVLGPAPVHRHMVKRDSSCRYYRECGGHICGPNNNNECKDECLVPRCVYENVNGLLPAGGASLRRGGRLKLTREDLGLNSCSHRRTPLLNYENLPSLPPVWECQPLRQDEDSGDTLTPSPNGYPEPDEGDPLQNYMNSENAALHSGLRRDDFLQHRHNCTPSVFSFDFRRPCPEQQRQLNYIQVELEADPHKGRQSLQVPCTPLPAAHPASRMDSYAVIDLKKTAAMSNLQRALPRDDGTSRKTRHNSTDLPL, from the exons ATGCAGTGTAATAGTATCAATGTGGTGGAGGAGCCAGTCATCATGACTAGGGGCAGTCACTCCACTGAGCTGGAGCTATCCCGGACACCCCAGACAACCAACAGTAAGGCTTCCAGAGTACTAG ctctgggatacACTGTTCCAGGGTTCCCCAACGGATTCCACAGCTTCCCTGGGGAAGCCCCATCCTACTCCACGGCCCGACACCCTTCCATGAACAGCTTGAGACACTCCTCCATTGGGGAGGACTCCACACATGCCCTCATTGGGCCGGATGAGCAG TCCCACACCTATGTGAACACAACCAGTGGCGAGGAGGAGATGAGGGGCCGGCACTGCATGCACTCGCTGCCTGAAGTCCACCCTCCTTTTCTGCACGGGAACCACAGCTGCTCTCTGGAGGACCGAAACCCCCAGGTcttcctgcagccgggggaggTGAAGTTtgtgctgggccctgccccagttCACAGGCACATGGTGAAACGTGACAGCTCCTGCCGTTACTATCGGGAGTGCGGGGGGCACATCTGCGGCCCTAACAACAACAACGAGTGCAAGGATGAGTGCCTCGTGCCCAGGTGCGTATATGAGAATGTGAATGGcctgctgcctgctgggggcGCATCTCTTCGGCGTGGCGGGCGCTTGAAACTCACCCGGGAGGACCTGGGCTTAAACAGCTGCTCTCACCGCAGGACGCCCCTGCTGAACTACGAGAACCTGCCTTCCTTGCCTCCTGTGTGGGAGTGCCAGCCGCTGCGGCAGGACGAGGACTCTGGGGACACGCTGACTCCTTCTCCGAATGGCTACCCCGAGCCGGACGAAGGTGACCCCCTGCAAAACTACATGAACTCGGAGAACGCCGCACTGCACAGCGGCCTACGTCGGGATGACTTCTTGCAGCACCGCCACAACTGCACACCTAGTGTCTTCAGCTTCGACTTCCGCCGGCCCTGCCCGGAGCAGCAGCGTCAGCTCAACTACATCCAGGTGGAGCTGGAGGCTGACCCCCACAAGGGGCGCCAGAGCCTCCAGGTGCCCTGCACCCCGCTTCCTGCCGCCCACCCAGCCAGCAGGATGGACTCCTACGCGGTCATTGACCTTAAAAAGACAGCAGCCATGTCCAACTTGCAGAGAGCGCTGCCCAGAGACGATGGGACTTCAAGGAAAACCCGGCATAACAGCACCGACTTGCCTCTGTAA